A genomic stretch from Cellulomonas sp. KRMCY2 includes:
- the hpf gene encoding ribosome hibernation-promoting factor, HPF/YfiA family: protein MEIVVVGRHAEVPDRFRRHVEEKLAKVEQLAPRAQRIDVEVTHENNPRQSDVSERVELTIRGKGPVVRAEASADDPYAALDAATTKVLERLRRVRDRRKDHHKDTPLTPVDVRPPLPEPSVAPTPAPAPGEAVETAWGDSPVVIREKLHRAQPMTLDDALYEMEMVGHDFYLFIDAETALPSVAYRRRGWSYGVIRLDAPVVATSAAV, encoded by the coding sequence ATGGAGATCGTCGTCGTCGGCCGTCATGCCGAGGTACCCGACAGGTTCCGCCGCCACGTCGAGGAGAAGCTCGCCAAGGTCGAGCAGCTCGCGCCGCGCGCGCAGCGCATCGACGTCGAGGTGACCCACGAGAACAACCCGCGCCAGTCCGACGTGTCGGAGCGGGTCGAGCTGACGATCCGGGGAAAGGGCCCCGTCGTTCGCGCCGAGGCGAGCGCCGACGATCCCTACGCCGCGCTGGACGCCGCGACGACCAAGGTGCTCGAGCGGTTGCGCCGTGTGCGTGACCGGCGCAAGGACCACCACAAGGACACCCCGTTGACCCCGGTCGACGTGCGACCGCCCCTGCCCGAGCCGTCGGTCGCGCCGACCCCGGCCCCGGCTCCGGGTGAGGCCGTGGAGACGGCATGGGGTGACTCGCCCGTCGTGATCCGCGAGAAGCTGCACCGGGCGCAGCCGATGACCCTCGACGACGCGCTGTACGAGATGGAGATGGTGGGCCACGACTTCTACCTGTTCATCGACGCCGAGACCGCACTGCCCTCGGTCGCGTACCGCCGCCGTGGCTGGAGCTACGGGGTGATCCGGCTGGACGCGCCGGTCGTCGCGACCAGCGCTGCGGTCTGA
- a CDS encoding winged helix-turn-helix domain-containing protein, translating to MPTSRPAPLLDGPARAMARTPVAGAPRRSGVRSPVVGGDELSLSAARRIALRAQGLDRRRRAADDGPAPTMRQFQNVVDRLGVLQIDSVNVLARAQLMPAFSRIGPYDTALLDRAAGRAPRRLVECWAHEASLVPPTTYRLQGWRQRGYREYAWGTIRDVPLQHSEILTEIRALVAAEGPITAREVHARYEAEHPRTRTEWGWNWTVAKRVLEYLFFTGEVTSARRNAAFERCYDLTERVLPPEVLAQPEPTDQDAVRALLEIGARAHGIGTAACFADYFRIKRPAAVRTALAELVEDGVLRPVTVRGWGRPTYLHRHATLPRTASGRALLSPFDPLVFERRRLEELFGLRYRIEIYVPAADRVHGYYVLPFLLGERIAARVDLKADRQGGVLRVHAAHSEPTAPPSTVTELAAELGEMAVWLGLSGVTVPDDAAGDLVAPLRQVVGPGAGGAVG from the coding sequence GTGCCCACCTCACGCCCCGCACCGCTGCTCGACGGCCCTGCCCGCGCCATGGCCCGCACGCCCGTCGCGGGCGCTCCACGGCGCTCGGGCGTCCGGAGTCCGGTGGTCGGGGGAGACGAGCTCTCGCTCTCCGCGGCCCGACGGATCGCCTTGCGTGCGCAGGGACTGGATCGACGACGCCGTGCGGCCGACGACGGTCCGGCGCCGACGATGCGCCAGTTCCAGAACGTGGTCGATCGGCTCGGGGTGCTGCAGATCGACTCGGTCAACGTCCTGGCCAGGGCGCAGCTCATGCCGGCCTTCTCCCGGATCGGCCCGTACGACACCGCGCTGCTCGACCGGGCGGCCGGTCGCGCTCCGCGGCGCCTGGTCGAGTGCTGGGCGCACGAGGCGTCCCTCGTCCCCCCGACGACCTACCGGTTGCAGGGCTGGCGCCAGCGCGGCTATCGCGAGTACGCCTGGGGCACGATCCGCGACGTCCCGCTGCAGCACTCCGAGATCCTGACCGAGATCCGGGCGCTGGTCGCGGCCGAGGGCCCGATCACCGCACGTGAGGTGCACGCCCGCTACGAGGCCGAGCACCCGCGGACGCGCACCGAGTGGGGCTGGAACTGGACGGTGGCCAAGCGCGTCCTGGAGTACCTCTTCTTCACCGGGGAGGTGACCTCCGCCCGGCGCAACGCGGCCTTCGAACGGTGCTACGACCTGACCGAGCGCGTCCTGCCGCCCGAGGTGCTGGCGCAGCCCGAGCCGACGGACCAGGACGCGGTGCGCGCTCTGCTCGAGATCGGCGCCCGTGCGCACGGCATCGGGACCGCGGCGTGCTTCGCCGACTACTTCCGGATCAAGCGACCCGCGGCGGTCCGGACGGCTCTCGCCGAGCTCGTCGAGGACGGTGTGCTCCGGCCGGTCACGGTGCGCGGCTGGGGCCGGCCGACCTACCTGCACCGCCATGCGACGCTGCCGCGGACGGCGTCCGGCCGGGCGCTGCTGAGCCCGTTCGACCCGCTCGTCTTCGAGCGGCGGCGGCTCGAGGAGCTCTTCGGCCTGCGGTACCGGATCGAGATCTACGTCCCGGCGGCCGACCGGGTGCACGGCTACTACGTCCTGCCGTTCCTGCTCGGCGAGCGGATCGCCGCGCGGGTGGACCTCAAGGCCGACCGGCAGGGCGGGGTCCTGCGGGTGCACGCGGCACACAGCGAGCCGACTGCGCCACCGTCGACAGTCACCGAGCTGGCCGCCGAGCTGGGGGAGATGGCCGTCTGGCTGGGTCTGTCCGGGGTGACGGTGCCGGATGACGCGGCGGGTGATCTCGTCGCGCCGCTGCGGCAGGTGGTCGGTCCCGGCGCCGGTGGTGCGGTCGGCTGA